One window of Planctomycetia bacterium genomic DNA carries:
- a CDS encoding CotH kinase family protein produces the protein MPAGGAQVAKDARHLIPHRRWLPRFLAALVTAALCSTSFANVVITELMYHPLNDNEAQEFLEIQNTGASAVSLTGWCVEGIDYCFTAGTTIAPGDYMLLAKDAAQFQTAYGFPPDFVYTGQLSNSGERIAIKNASAVVQDEVEYSDVGFWPTKADGQGPSLERIDPLLNGNTPRNWRACIAGPGHTANAVNSVNAVGLPPWISEITHTADPSAMATITVTARIEDATTNSFYYKIGFTAEVAGVMFDDGAHGDGAAGDGVFGAEIPGQPVSTLIRYRITASGPTGQMSYPRTDDTITYAGLMVQDPGLVTDLPVFHWFMDPAAYAAAIAHKLTDQLEPAVFAYDGVVYDGVMVRVRGQTSRQWPKNHWKFYMPQGHDFFAPGLFALPVDQFNLQCNYSDKAYVREILAYESFRDSGNPSNQVFHVRLQQNGQFFGLYNFLESMDEDYIARNKLDTNAAWYKADDDCRFRSLAQLPNEYQKEQRLTEDYSDLFALLDGINNLTGQAKTDFIFDNVNIPAMLNFLAAQCIVHNNDHVAKNYYLYRDTEGTGRWTCQTWDMDLTFGRNFGAGGGVLSDGIWADDDAPHPSNTLVSPSHPLFGDTNHRKWDDLWNRLINVVHADLNIRAMYHRRLRTLADELLQAGRYEDRIDELVSHIGPEAVLDVAKWGQYGQSQSLATAVNILKNDYLAVRRIHLLTNHRVPGEIPEAQSFHPKIVINELMYNPAVSGDHEFIELYNPSPTEAVDLSGWRLDGVALVIPPGSVILPNGYMLVVRGDVQFRTQYGSGKFVAAQYSGNLDGGGETLTLRHKDGTVIDTVTYDDATPWPTSPDGGGYSLELIDASQDNDRVGNWAASASPGGTPGLPNSMAGFTPTVPPIFINEALPDNESKNRDEAGQFDPWVELYNAGEATVEIGGMYLTNTYGNPTLWQIPPETQICGGEHLLIWTDGSVGEGPLHANFTIGLTTGSVGLYSSTGHIIDYLNYANVPSNISFGRLPDGGHQLLQFAIVTPVAPNDGDATPIILNEYNAVRPTGLLKDNGSDTFWGRVLANGGDWFEMVITRDHTDIRGWQLVVSDNTGIGTPLTLTLTNDPIWSDLRRGTLITVSEDLPDDVSYSPASGDWWINVRAANAGTGTYITAADFEVSHTNWQLTIKDEVGVTMFGPAGEGIEPVSGIGNDEVFKLEQDPGAFIHPKSDYNDGTSSTFGSPNIYSAGTVTQDFTVLRGSFMPCMLPAECDDGNPCTIDDCVDGECVNTPMSPCDQLSLNWPEATGPEIKACPGSQIVLTLDVSGLHAPINGVQAILNYDTSLLSLVSMTPGDGGASPWNSAAEVFEDDTDGLIKYAVILLATSSQADATVATLTFDVLAPGGNINPSRVAFSTTCLPVRNKLTTFDNQTISPVTIDSDPITIGPRIDVALQIQGLGFEVTRDVTFTITNCTQVLQVITTPVTFGPGGLAELVLTNVDPTAEWIAAVEGHTLQSRLPIAFTTCFASAHFVASDQLISGDLRTSGVPQDNLIDILDYAILAARWNTMVTDCPIGLPADCGFGADVNGDGQQGTIDFTALQINFFLAGDSAADCPPPTPPPSTGPKGGTPIADAGVASEPIRPRGPSAVRTGKRSLSVAEAVRLNPRLGVADQDSDGMIDAKDVRAFAEKHGIVMPREAWDRLSDADQGVGSPAVENSAR, from the coding sequence ATGCCCGCAGGTGGTGCTCAGGTTGCGAAGGATGCTCGACATTTGATTCCCCATCGCCGCTGGTTGCCGCGGTTTCTTGCCGCGCTGGTAACTGCTGCGCTTTGCTCGACATCATTTGCCAATGTGGTCATCACCGAATTGATGTACCACCCGCTCAACGACAACGAGGCGCAAGAGTTCCTCGAAATTCAAAATACCGGGGCCTCCGCCGTTTCTCTCACCGGTTGGTGCGTCGAGGGCATTGACTACTGTTTCACCGCCGGAACGACCATCGCACCGGGCGACTACATGCTCCTCGCGAAGGACGCCGCCCAATTCCAGACCGCCTACGGTTTTCCTCCCGACTTTGTTTACACAGGCCAGCTCAGTAACAGCGGTGAGCGCATCGCGATCAAGAACGCTTCCGCCGTCGTCCAGGATGAGGTCGAGTACTCCGACGTGGGTTTCTGGCCGACAAAGGCCGATGGCCAGGGACCATCCCTGGAAAGAATCGATCCGTTGCTCAACGGCAACACCCCGCGCAATTGGCGCGCCTGCATCGCCGGCCCGGGCCACACGGCCAATGCGGTGAACAGCGTCAACGCCGTCGGGCTTCCCCCGTGGATCAGCGAGATCACTCACACTGCCGATCCGTCCGCCATGGCGACGATCACCGTCACCGCCCGCATCGAAGACGCGACAACAAACAGCTTCTACTACAAGATCGGTTTTACCGCCGAGGTCGCCGGCGTTATGTTCGATGACGGCGCGCATGGCGATGGCGCGGCAGGCGACGGGGTCTTCGGCGCGGAAATCCCCGGCCAGCCCGTTAGCACGCTCATCCGCTACCGGATCACAGCCAGCGGCCCCACCGGCCAGATGAGCTACCCGCGCACCGATGACACCATCACCTACGCCGGTCTCATGGTGCAGGACCCCGGCCTCGTCACGGACCTGCCCGTGTTTCACTGGTTCATGGACCCGGCTGCCTACGCCGCGGCGATCGCCCACAAGCTGACGGATCAACTTGAGCCCGCCGTCTTCGCCTATGACGGCGTCGTCTATGATGGCGTGATGGTGCGCGTGCGCGGTCAGACATCTCGCCAATGGCCGAAGAATCACTGGAAGTTTTACATGCCGCAGGGGCACGATTTCTTCGCCCCCGGCCTGTTCGCGCTGCCGGTTGACCAGTTCAATCTCCAGTGCAATTACTCCGACAAGGCCTACGTCCGCGAGATACTGGCTTACGAATCATTTCGTGACTCCGGCAACCCGTCGAACCAGGTTTTCCACGTCCGGCTCCAGCAGAACGGCCAGTTCTTCGGTCTGTACAACTTCCTTGAGTCCATGGATGAAGACTACATCGCACGAAACAAACTCGACACGAATGCCGCGTGGTACAAGGCCGACGACGATTGCCGTTTTCGGTCGCTGGCTCAGCTTCCAAACGAATATCAGAAGGAACAGCGCCTGACCGAAGACTATTCCGACCTCTTCGCCCTGCTCGACGGCATCAACAACCTCACCGGCCAGGCAAAGACGGACTTCATTTTTGACAACGTCAACATCCCGGCCATGCTCAATTTCCTGGCCGCCCAGTGCATCGTTCACAACAACGATCACGTCGCCAAGAACTACTATCTCTACCGCGACACCGAGGGCACCGGTCGCTGGACATGCCAGACCTGGGACATGGACCTGACCTTCGGAAGGAATTTCGGCGCAGGCGGCGGCGTCCTCAGCGACGGAATCTGGGCAGACGACGACGCGCCCCATCCGAGCAATACGCTTGTCTCACCCAGCCATCCGCTCTTCGGCGATACAAACCACCGCAAATGGGACGACCTCTGGAATCGGCTCATCAACGTCGTGCATGCCGATCTTAACATTCGCGCGATGTATCATCGCCGGCTTCGAACACTGGCCGATGAGCTCCTTCAAGCCGGTAGATACGAAGATCGCATCGACGAACTCGTCTCCCACATCGGCCCCGAGGCCGTTCTGGACGTTGCGAAGTGGGGCCAATATGGCCAATCTCAATCGCTCGCCACGGCCGTCAACATTCTCAAGAACGACTACCTCGCCGTCCGCAGAATCCACCTGCTCACGAACCATCGTGTCCCCGGCGAGATTCCCGAGGCCCAATCATTTCACCCGAAAATCGTCATCAACGAGCTGATGTATAACCCCGCCGTCTCCGGCGATCACGAATTCATTGAGCTGTACAATCCATCTCCGACCGAGGCCGTGGACCTGTCCGGATGGCGGCTCGACGGCGTCGCACTCGTCATCCCGCCGGGATCGGTCATTCTCCCCAATGGATATATGCTCGTGGTCCGAGGCGACGTTCAGTTCCGCACACAATACGGATCGGGCAAATTCGTAGCGGCCCAATACTCCGGAAATCTCGACGGCGGAGGAGAGACCCTCACGCTGCGTCACAAGGACGGTACTGTCATCGATACAGTCACTTACGACGACGCGACCCCCTGGCCGACAAGTCCGGACGGCGGCGGCTACTCCCTGGAGTTGATCGATGCCTCCCAGGACAACGACCGAGTCGGCAACTGGGCGGCCAGCGCTTCTCCCGGCGGCACGCCCGGGCTGCCCAACAGCATGGCCGGCTTCACGCCGACCGTACCGCCGATTTTCATCAACGAGGCCCTACCGGATAACGAGTCGAAGAATCGGGACGAGGCCGGACAGTTCGATCCCTGGGTCGAGCTTTACAACGCCGGAGAGGCGACCGTCGAAATCGGCGGAATGTATCTGACCAATACCTATGGAAATCCGACCCTTTGGCAGATTCCCCCCGAAACTCAGATTTGCGGCGGAGAGCACCTGCTCATCTGGACGGATGGTTCAGTCGGCGAGGGCCCGCTTCACGCAAACTTCACGATCGGGTTGACGACCGGCTCGGTTGGTCTTTACTCATCCACCGGGCACATTATCGACTACTTGAACTATGCCAACGTCCCTTCCAACATCTCCTTTGGCCGGCTTCCCGACGGCGGTCATCAGCTGCTCCAATTTGCCATCGTCACGCCGGTCGCCCCGAATGACGGCGACGCAACGCCGATCATCCTGAATGAATACAACGCCGTCAGACCCACCGGACTCCTCAAGGACAACGGCTCCGACACGTTCTGGGGCCGTGTCCTCGCCAATGGCGGCGATTGGTTTGAAATGGTCATCACCCGGGACCACACCGACATCAGAGGATGGCAGTTGGTCGTCAGTGACAACACGGGCATCGGGACGCCGCTGACGCTGACCCTGACCAATGACCCGATCTGGTCAGACCTGCGCAGAGGAACCTTGATCACCGTCTCCGAAGACCTCCCCGATGACGTCTCCTACAGTCCGGCCTCGGGCGACTGGTGGATCAACGTTCGCGCGGCCAACGCCGGGACCGGCACATACATCACGGCCGCCGACTTCGAAGTGTCTCACACCAACTGGCAACTGACCATCAAGGATGAAGTCGGAGTCACGATGTTCGGTCCGGCCGGCGAGGGAATCGAGCCGGTCAGTGGGATTGGCAACGACGAAGTCTTCAAGCTTGAGCAGGATCCCGGCGCATTTATTCACCCCAAGTCCGACTACAACGACGGAACTTCCAGCACTTTTGGTTCCCCAAACATCTATTCCGCCGGCACCGTGACACAGGACTTCACGGTGCTGCGAGGCAGTTTCATGCCCTGCATGCTTCCCGCCGAATGTGACGACGGCAATCCCTGTACCATCGACGACTGCGTCGACGGCGAATGCGTCAACACGCCAATGTCACCCTGCGACCAGCTCAGCCTCAACTGGCCGGAGGCAACGGGGCCGGAAATTAAGGCCTGTCCGGGCTCGCAAATCGTCCTGACACTCGATGTCTCCGGCCTGCACGCGCCCATCAACGGTGTCCAGGCGATTCTGAACTACGACACAAGTCTCCTGAGCCTCGTCAGCATGACGCCCGGAGACGGCGGAGCGTCGCCCTGGAATTCCGCCGCCGAAGTCTTCGAAGACGACACCGACGGACTGATCAAGTACGCCGTGATTCTCCTCGCGACAAGCTCTCAGGCGGACGCCACGGTGGCCACGTTGACGTTTGACGTTCTCGCTCCCGGCGGCAACATAAACCCCAGCCGGGTCGCCTTCTCAACGACCTGCCTGCCCGTTCGCAACAAGTTGACGACCTTCGATAACCAGACCATCTCCCCTGTCACCATCGATTCCGATCCCATCACCATTGGACCGCGCATCGACGTGGCCCTTCAGATTCAGGGACTCGGCTTCGAGGTCACGCGGGACGTGACGTTTACGATAACGAACTGCACCCAAGTGCTGCAGGTCATCACCACCCCCGTCACGTTTGGGCCGGGAGGCCTGGCCGAACTTGTTCTGACCAATGTCGATCCGACAGCCGAGTGGATTGCCGCGGTCGAAGGACACACGCTTCAGTCCCGATTGCCGATTGCCTTCACCACCTGTTTCGCAAGTGCCCACTTTGTGGCCTCTGATCAATTGATCTCCGGCGACCTCCGCACCAGTGGAGTGCCGCAGGATAACCTCATCGACATCCTCGACTATGCCATTCTCGCGGCACGCTGGAATACCATGGTCACCGATTGCCCGATCGGACTTCCCGCGGATTGCGGCTTTGGCGCCGACGTTAATGGTGACGGCCAGCAGGGGACCATTGACTTCACGGCGCTTCAGATTAACTTTTTCCTCGCCGGGGATTCGGCCGCCGATTGTCCGCCGCCGACCCCGCCGCCGTCGACCGGCCCCAAGGGTGGGACGCCGATCGCGGACGCCGGCGTTGCATCGGAGCCGATCCGACCGAGGGGACCGTCGGCCGTACGGACCGGCAAGCGCTCACTGTCCGTGGCGGAGGCAGTCAGGCTCAATCCCCGCCTGGGTGTTGCCGATCAGGATTCGGACGGCATGATTGACGCGAAAGACGTCCGCGCCTTCGCCGAGAAACACGGGATCGTGATGCCCCGGGAAGCATGGGATCGCCTGTCCGATGCTGATCAGGGCGTGGGAAGTCCTGCCGTCGAAAACTCGGCTCGATAA
- a CDS encoding NAD(P)/FAD-dependent oxidoreductase yields MPEPSLTADLAVVGAGAAGLAAAIFTARQDPALRIVALDGAKKPGAKILVSGGGRCNVTNREVRAEDFCGGSSHIIKRILNELPVAETIEFFREIGVDLHEEEFGKLFPDTNKAQTVLSALLAEARRLNVDLRCEYRVIAIEKTPDGFDISTDREQLRAERVVLATGGKSLPKTGSDGFGYSLAEKLGHTIVPTTPGLAPLLLDGTFHQPLSGIAHDVQLTILAEGRKPVRIRGPMLWTHFGVSGPAALDSSRHWHRAKIENRPVTIKANLLPDETLDSLEARLVRRAAVHPRQQIAGVVADLLPTRLAGAILDALKINHQIQMAHFSRTDRRRLASALIEWPMPVTGSRGYAYAEVTAGGVSLTEIDAKTMQSRVCPGLYLVGEILDCEGRLGGFNFQWAWCTGRVAARGITGR; encoded by the coding sequence ATGCCCGAACCGAGCCTCACCGCTGATCTCGCTGTCGTCGGGGCCGGAGCCGCCGGTCTCGCCGCAGCCATCTTCACGGCACGGCAAGACCCCGCCCTTCGCATCGTCGCCCTCGACGGCGCCAAGAAACCCGGCGCGAAGATCCTCGTCAGCGGCGGCGGACGCTGCAACGTCACCAACCGCGAAGTCCGCGCGGAGGACTTCTGCGGCGGCAGTTCGCACATCATCAAGCGCATCCTGAACGAACTGCCCGTCGCCGAGACGATCGAGTTCTTCCGCGAAATCGGCGTCGATCTCCACGAAGAGGAATTCGGCAAGCTCTTCCCGGACACCAACAAAGCCCAAACCGTCCTCAGCGCCCTCCTCGCCGAGGCCCGTCGCTTAAACGTGGACCTGCGCTGCGAATATCGCGTCATCGCCATTGAAAAAACGCCTGACGGCTTCGACATCTCTACCGACCGCGAACAGCTTCGCGCCGAGCGCGTCGTCCTCGCCACCGGCGGCAAATCGCTCCCCAAAACAGGCAGCGACGGCTTCGGCTACTCCCTGGCGGAAAAGCTCGGCCACACCATCGTGCCGACCACGCCCGGCCTCGCACCCCTGCTGCTCGACGGCACCTTCCACCAACCGCTCTCCGGCATCGCCCACGACGTGCAACTGACAATCCTCGCCGAAGGCCGCAAGCCCGTTCGCATTCGCGGCCCCATGCTCTGGACCCACTTCGGCGTCAGCGGTCCGGCAGCCCTCGACTCATCGCGCCACTGGCACCGCGCAAAGATCGAAAACCGCCCCGTAACTATCAAAGCAAACCTGCTCCCCGACGAAACACTCGATTCGCTCGAAGCGCGCCTCGTGCGCCGCGCGGCAGTTCACCCCCGCCAGCAGATCGCCGGCGTCGTTGCAGACCTCCTGCCCACACGCCTCGCCGGCGCGATCCTCGACGCCCTGAAAATCAATCATCAAATACAGATGGCCCATTTCAGCCGCACCGACCGCCGCAGACTCGCCTCCGCCCTGATCGAATGGCCCATGCCCGTCACCGGCAGTCGCGGATACGCCTACGCCGAAGTGACCGCCGGCGGCGTCAGCCTGACCGAGATCGACGCGAAGACCATGCAATCGCGCGTCTGCCCCGGGCTCTATCTTGTGGGTGAAATTCTGGACTGCGAAGGGAGACTTGGCGGGTTCAACTTTCAATGGGCCTGGTGCACAGGTCGCGTGGCCGCGCGCGGCATCACCGGCCGCTGA
- a CDS encoding ATP-dependent Clp protease adaptor ClpS yields the protein MADKRADNSGQSSEKSMTAVKPAPARRKPKPKMLPPFKVLLHNDDKNMMEDVVASILMLTPLREQEAILRMLEAHKTGCALLLVTHKERAELYVEQFASCKITVTMEADE from the coding sequence ATGGCAGACAAGCGTGCAGACAATTCGGGGCAATCGAGTGAGAAGTCGATGACGGCCGTGAAGCCCGCTCCCGCACGGCGGAAGCCGAAGCCGAAGATGTTGCCGCCGTTCAAGGTGCTCTTGCACAACGACGACAAGAATATGATGGAGGACGTGGTGGCCTCCATTTTGATGCTGACGCCGCTGCGTGAGCAGGAAGCAATTCTTCGCATGCTCGAGGCGCACAAGACGGGCTGTGCCCTGCTGCTGGTGACGCACAAGGAGCGTGCCGAGCTGTACGTCGAGCAATTCGCATCGTGCAAGATTACGGTAACGATGGAAGCGGACGAATAG
- a CDS encoding DUF58 domain-containing protein, with product MTQSTISPAPPKARQPLLDPDFLARLEQLEIISRKITASRNKGERKSRRKGESAEFADYRNYVSGDDIRHVDWNIYARLDRLFLKLFLEEEELNVSIIVDVSGSMDTGDPSKERYARRVAAAVGYIGLCNYDRVNLYAYADGLVASRIGLRSRRVLPQLLQFLEETPLGGPSKFVSAAKQFAMRHTQKGVCLVISDLLDKSGFEQGLPYLLGRNLDIYVLQVLSPQELEPDLTGDLKLVDCEDEDIAEITVSKLLLDKYKSNLQAYCESIRAYCNGRGINYMLAATNHPFETLILTYLRARGLVR from the coding sequence ATGACGCAATCCACAATTTCACCCGCCCCACCCAAAGCCCGCCAGCCGCTGCTCGATCCCGATTTTCTCGCCCGGCTGGAGCAATTGGAGATCATCTCCCGCAAAATCACCGCCTCCCGCAACAAGGGCGAACGCAAGTCCCGCCGAAAGGGCGAATCCGCCGAGTTCGCCGACTACCGCAATTACGTGTCCGGCGACGACATCCGCCACGTCGATTGGAATATCTACGCCCGGCTCGACCGCCTCTTCCTCAAGCTCTTTCTGGAAGAAGAGGAACTGAACGTCTCCATCATCGTCGATGTCTCGGGCTCGATGGACACCGGCGATCCTTCCAAGGAGCGCTATGCCCGCCGCGTCGCCGCCGCCGTCGGTTACATCGGCCTCTGCAACTACGATCGCGTCAATCTGTATGCATATGCCGACGGCCTGGTCGCCTCTCGCATCGGTCTGCGAAGCCGGCGCGTCCTGCCGCAACTGCTCCAATTCCTGGAGGAAACGCCATTGGGCGGTCCCAGCAAGTTCGTCTCCGCCGCCAAGCAGTTCGCCATGCGCCACACCCAAAAAGGCGTCTGCCTGGTCATTTCCGACCTGCTCGACAAATCCGGCTTCGAGCAGGGCCTCCCGTACCTCCTCGGTCGCAATCTCGACATCTACGTCCTCCAGGTCCTCAGCCCGCAGGAATTGGAACCCGACCTCACCGGCGACCTCAAGCTCGTCGACTGCGAAGACGAAGACATCGCCGAGATCACCGTCAGCAAGCTCCTCCTCGACAAATACAAATCGAATCTCCAGGCCTACTGCGAGTCCATTCGCGCATACTGCAACGGCCGCGGCATCAACTACATGCTCGCCGCCACCAACCACCCCTTTGAAACGCTCATCCTGACCTACCTCCGCGCCAGGGGGCTCGTCCGATGA
- a CDS encoding VWA domain-containing protein — protein sequence MTFLSWPVGLLFAGITIPLLLLLYFLKLRRQERKVSSTFLWKKAVQDLQVNAPFQKLRKNLLLFLQLLLLAALLFGIAEPIANFTRESQRNIVIMIDRSASMKTLEADGRTRLEHAQQAATEFVSRLPDNSNAMVIAFGSVPSVGCTFTDDKRRLEQAIRNIEPSDERSLVGEALPLAIAYSSNLVDVGGAEGAAVPSGGSPLSQSFADIEFFSDGRIADAGQQFVTRGKMRFYRVGQTADNVGITAFDVRRDFERPGMLSVFVQVENFGPTAVKADITIALDGKPLPGPGSIRELHLGPARDPAQPPTTSAPASGSIESQIAPAQNVIFEFHHESGGIIQVELHHDDALAVDNIASAPIDPPREVRVLTVSGRSAVERFFGKALRALEIPDVTTMTPEEYEKSPDDALIRDGRSAFDLVLLDNHDTDRLPPGNYLFFGGVPKVDGVAATDEIEGQPIIFGRQDDPLMRNVNYDGLYVTRWRKLTLPEHALGLLEGPDSRVIALLSDPGHRYVICAFDLLDSNFPLKEAFPIFIQNAVGYLASGGLIDVTRMFRPGETLAAANPAGATEVEVVRPDGHIDKSPVRAGGTFTYARTKDAGVYRLTFNDAARTTELFAANLLDPEESRILPNEKFSIGAEAVESVTAETKVNQPLWPYAVLAAIAILIIEWWVYNKRVMI from the coding sequence ATGACCTTCCTCTCCTGGCCCGTCGGTCTCCTCTTCGCGGGCATCACCATCCCGCTTCTGCTGCTGCTCTACTTCCTCAAGCTCCGCCGCCAGGAGCGCAAAGTCTCATCGACCTTCCTCTGGAAGAAGGCCGTTCAGGACCTTCAGGTCAACGCCCCGTTCCAGAAGCTCCGCAAGAACCTCCTGCTCTTCCTGCAACTTCTCCTGCTCGCCGCCCTGCTCTTCGGCATCGCCGAGCCGATCGCCAACTTCACCCGCGAATCGCAGCGCAACATCGTCATTATGATCGACCGCTCCGCCTCCATGAAAACCCTTGAGGCCGACGGCCGCACCCGACTGGAGCACGCCCAACAGGCCGCCACCGAGTTTGTCTCGCGCCTCCCCGACAATTCCAACGCCATGGTCATCGCCTTCGGCAGCGTGCCCTCTGTCGGCTGCACCTTCACCGACGACAAGCGCCGTCTCGAACAGGCCATCCGCAACATCGAGCCTTCTGACGAGCGCAGCCTCGTCGGCGAGGCCCTCCCGCTGGCCATCGCCTACTCCTCCAATCTCGTCGATGTCGGCGGCGCCGAAGGCGCGGCGGTCCCAAGCGGCGGTAGCCCCCTCTCGCAGTCCTTCGCCGACATCGAATTCTTCAGCGACGGCCGCATCGCCGACGCCGGCCAGCAGTTCGTCACCCGCGGCAAGATGCGCTTCTACCGCGTCGGCCAGACCGCCGACAACGTCGGCATCACCGCCTTCGACGTCCGCCGCGACTTCGAGCGACCCGGCATGTTGTCCGTCTTCGTCCAGGTGGAGAACTTCGGCCCCACTGCCGTCAAGGCCGACATCACCATCGCGTTGGACGGCAAGCCCCTGCCCGGCCCCGGTTCGATCCGCGAACTGCACCTCGGCCCCGCCCGCGACCCCGCTCAGCCGCCGACCACCAGCGCCCCCGCCTCCGGTTCAATCGAGTCTCAGATCGCCCCCGCCCAAAACGTCATCTTCGAGTTCCATCATGAATCCGGCGGAATCATCCAGGTCGAGCTGCACCACGACGACGCCCTGGCCGTCGACAACATCGCCAGCGCCCCCATCGACCCCCCGCGCGAAGTCCGCGTCCTCACCGTCTCCGGCCGCTCCGCCGTCGAGCGATTTTTCGGCAAGGCCCTCCGCGCCCTCGAGATTCCCGATGTCACTACCATGACACCCGAGGAATACGAAAAATCCCCCGACGACGCCCTCATCCGCGACGGCCGCAGCGCCTTCGACCTCGTCCTCCTCGACAACCACGACACCGATCGACTCCCCCCCGGCAATTACCTCTTCTTCGGCGGCGTCCCCAAGGTCGACGGCGTCGCCGCGACCGACGAAATCGAAGGCCAGCCCATCATCTTCGGCCGGCAGGACGACCCGCTCATGCGCAACGTCAACTACGACGGCCTCTACGTCACCCGATGGCGAAAGCTCACCCTGCCCGAACACGCCCTCGGCCTCCTCGAAGGGCCTGACAGCCGCGTCATCGCCCTCCTCAGCGATCCCGGCCATCGGTATGTCATCTGCGCATTCGACCTGCTCGATTCAAACTTCCCCCTCAAAGAGGCCTTCCCCATCTTCATCCAGAACGCCGTCGGCTACCTCGCCTCCGGCGGCCTCATCGATGTCACCCGCATGTTCCGCCCGGGCGAGACCCTCGCCGCCGCCAACCCCGCAGGAGCAACCGAGGTCGAAGTCGTCCGCCCCGATGGCCACATCGACAAGTCCCCGGTCCGCGCCGGCGGCACCTTCACCTATGCCCGCACCAAGGACGCCGGCGTCTATCGCCTCACCTTTAACGACGCCGCCAGGACCACCGAGCTCTTCGCCGCCAACCTGCTCGACCCCGAAGAGTCGCGCATCCTCCCCAACGAAAAGTTCTCCATCGGCGCCGAGGCCGTCGAGTCCGTCACCGCCGAGACAAAGGTGAACCAGCCCCTCTGGCCCTACGCCGTCCTCGCCGCCATCGCCATACTCATCATCGAATGGTGGGTCTACAACAAACGCGTGATGATCTGA
- a CDS encoding glycosyltransferase — MDKPIVSVVIPTYNRAGYLREALDSVAAQTFQDFEVVVVDDGSDEDIASSVSGHAARPRLIRQARQGPAAARNRGIFESRGEFIAFLDSDDHWLPNKLAVFVTALQEAKNVNVFYGPMIPVDDAGRTVSGRTKPRYEGWITQRLFESCFVDVPSVVCRKSVLVDAGCFDASLPVCEDYDLWLRISVAEPFGLISEPLAKRRLHDNRLSKQLMSRNLGVKARVLERFYEQHRDGRLLDQRSAAARLSRVYFQAGRAAFHDGAYQQAVEYCRASRAHGRSPFRTILFSAAAATMAMLSGDRKKVAAGAAKV, encoded by the coding sequence ATGGATAAGCCGATCGTCAGCGTCGTCATACCGACTTATAACCGGGCGGGCTACCTGCGCGAGGCGCTGGATTCCGTCGCTGCGCAGACGTTTCAGGACTTCGAAGTCGTTGTAGTGGATGACGGCTCGGATGAGGATATCGCGTCGTCCGTCAGCGGACATGCCGCCCGTCCTCGCCTGATTCGCCAGGCGCGCCAGGGCCCGGCGGCGGCGAGAAATCGGGGTATTTTCGAGTCGCGGGGCGAATTCATCGCATTTCTGGATAGCGACGATCACTGGCTACCGAACAAATTGGCGGTTTTCGTGACGGCCCTTCAAGAGGCCAAGAATGTCAATGTTTTCTACGGCCCGATGATCCCGGTCGATGACGCGGGGAGGACGGTCAGCGGCCGGACAAAGCCGCGGTACGAGGGCTGGATCACGCAGCGACTCTTTGAGAGTTGCTTCGTTGATGTGCCCAGCGTCGTTTGTCGGAAATCCGTGCTCGTTGACGCCGGTTGCTTCGATGCTTCATTGCCGGTTTGCGAAGATTACGACCTCTGGCTCCGGATCAGTGTGGCAGAGCCATTCGGCCTCATCAGCGAACCTCTTGCCAAGCGAAGATTGCACGATAATCGGCTTAGCAAGCAATTAATGAGTCGCAACCTTGGTGTGAAGGCCCGCGTGCTCGAAAGGTTCTACGAACAGCATCGCGATGGTCGCCTATTGGATCAGCGTTCGGCCGCCGCTCGCCTCTCCCGGGTTTACTTTCAGGCCGGGCGGGCGGCATTTCATGACGGGGCCTATCAGCAAGCCGTCGAGTATTGCAGAGCCAGCCGGGCGCACGGCAGATCGCCATTTCGAACGATTCTGTTTTCGGCCGCCGCCGCCACGATGGCCATGTTGTCGGGCGACCGAAAGAAAGTCGCCGCAGGGGCAGCAAAGGTCTGA
- a CDS encoding (2Fe-2S)-binding protein, with product MDQDDQICYCYHVSLRKLVAFARREKPQRASQMSNCLGAGTGCGWCIPVLMRIQQQALASDADSVGEDAPALPESAGDYASARREYLRSPTKNTFEG from the coding sequence ATGGATCAAGACGACCAGATCTGCTATTGCTACCACGTGTCCCTTAGAAAACTGGTGGCGTTTGCCCGGCGCGAGAAGCCACAACGGGCTTCGCAGATGTCTAATTGTCTGGGGGCCGGAACGGGCTGTGGATGGTGCATCCCCGTCTTGATGCGGATTCAGCAGCAGGCACTCGCCTCGGATGCAGATTCCGTCGGCGAAGACGCGCCGGCACTCCCGGAATCGGCCGGGGATTATGCCTCAGCGAGGCGCGAGTACCTGCGATCGCCCACGAAGAATACCTTCGAGGGTTGA